Within the Streptomyces sp. NBC_00554 genome, the region TCGGCTTCGTCGCCCGCCACGCGATGGTGACGAACGTCAAGGGCGGCTTCAAGGACTTCGAGGGCACCCTGCACCTGGACGGCAGCGACCCGTCCAAATCCACCGCCTCGCTCGACGTCAAGATGGAGAGCGTCGAGACCGGTTCCGCCGACCGTGACGGTCACCTGAAGAGCGCCGACTTCTTCAAGACGGACGAGTTCCCGACCATGACCTTCCGCTCGACGGAGGCCGTGGCCCTGGGCGGCGACGACTACCGGATCACCGGCGAGCTGTCGATTCTCGGCATCACCAAGCCGCTCAGCATCGACCTGGAGTTCAACGGCGCCGCAACGGACCCGTTCGGCAACCAGCGCGTCGGCTTCGAGGGCAAGTCGGAGATCATCCGCTCGGAGTGGGGCCTCACCTGGAACGCGGCCCTGGAGACCGGTGGCGTCCTCGTCTCCGACAAGATCAAGCTGGTCTTCGACATCTCGGCGATCAAGAACGCCGCCTGAGTCGGCGACAGCCCCCGACTCCCCCTCGACTCCCCCGGCACCCTGAAGGCGCCCGTCCTCTGATTCCCCCGTTTCAGAGGACGGGCGCTTTGCCATGTGCAGACGCATTTTGCTTGTTACGGGCTGCCGCATGTCCGAATACGGACGTCTGCCTGTGACCCGGCCATGAGAACTTGGGCGTCAACGATGAATAGAACAGAATTGTTGACAATCCCGAAGACCGCGATTTACGTTCGCAAGCACAAGATCGGGTGGGGCGACACGGGTGGGCAATGCCGCCCGCACTGGCCTACACGGCCACCGCGTGTGCGTCCGGCGCGATGGAGCCGACTCGACGGCAGCACTCGTCTGCCGCGAATGGGAGAGACCTCAGTGAAGCACAGGGCAGTGAAGCGCAGGACCGTCGTCATGGGCATAGGCGCGACCGCCGGAGTCGCCGCGGCCGGCGGCTTCGCATTGAGCGCGAACGCGTCGGGTACGTCCAAGTCCTCGGCTTCCTCGGACGCCCTGGTCTTCGACCCGGACGCCTACACAAAGCTGACGAAGACCGTCACGGACACCGACGGCAACGACCACTCGGTGGTGTACCACTTCTGGAAGGCGATCACCTACGTCGCCAGCCCGGTGGACGCCACCTACCAGTCGCTCATCGTCAGCTCCCCGGTCGAGATCGACGGCACGGCGGTCGACGCGAGCAACGCGCCGATCCTGCTCGCCAACTCCGTGGGCGGTTACATGCCCTCCTCCGTGGCCGCCGCCACCGAGGTCGGCGGCGGCGGTTCGGCCATGGGCGGTGGCGGTGCGCCCTCCGGCTCGGCGGCGCCCAGCGCCTCGGCCTCCACCGCGTCCAACGCGAACGGCAACACCAACGCCACGGGTGGTGCCCTCTCCAGCAACCAGCTCCTGGCGCTGGCCGCCGGGTACGTCGTCATCGAGCCCGGCGCCCGCGGCCGTACCCTCAAGAACTCCGACGGCGAGTACTACGGCACCGCCCCCGCCGCGATCGTCGACCTCAAGGCGGCGGTCCGGTACATCAGGTCCAACAAGGGCCGCATCCCCGGCAACGTCGAGCGGATCGTCTCCGCGGGCACCAGCGCCGGCGGCGCCCTGTCCTCCCTGCTCGGCGCGTCCGGCGACAGCAAGATCTACGACAAGTACCTCAAGGAGCTCGGCGCGGCCGACGCCTCCGACGCCATCTTCGCGACCGGTGCCTGGTGCCCGATCACCGACCTGGAGCACGCCGACGGCGCGTACGAGTTCAACTGGGGCACCAACGCCCTGAGCACCGGCAAGCAGGTCGACCAGACGGTCTCCAAGGAGCTGCAGTCGCAGTTCGCCGAGTACCAGGCCTCCCTGAAGCTGCGCGGCCTGAACGGCTTCGGCACGCTGACCGCCCGCAACTACGACGAGTACCTGGTCGAGCAGTACCTGGAGCCCTCGGCGACCACCTACTTGGCCGGGCTGTCGGACTCCGACCGCGAGACGTACCTCGCCGCCAACACCTTCATCACCTGGTCCGGTGGCAAGGCCACCTTCACCTGGGACGACTTCCTCACCCACGTGGGAGCGAGGAAGAAGGACGCGCCCTCCTTCGACGCCTTCGACCTGTCCGCCGGTGAGAACAACGAGTTCGGCGCGGACACGACCCTGGCCCGCCACTTCACGGCGTACGGCGCGAAGAACGACACCACCGGTCTGACCACCAAGCGGGTCGCGAGCGACATCCCCGAGAAGCTCGACCTGATGAACCCGATGTACCACTTCGCCAAGAAGAACCCGGGCCGCTCGAAGCACTGGTGGATCCGCCTCGGCACCAAGGACTCCGACACCTCGCTGACGGTCTCCGCCAACATCGCGGCCGCCGCCGCGGGCCTCGGCGACGACGTCAACCACCTCTACTACTGGGACGAGGGCCACGGTTCGAACATCGACCCGGCCGACTTCATCACCTGGATCGCCAAGGTGACGGGTCACACCAAGCGGGCCGCTGCCGCGAAGTAGCACTCGCCCACTGAGCGGCGTCCGCGTCGGATGCCACCCTCGCGACGCCGAGCCCGCGCACCCGGGCTCGGAGTCGCTGTGTCCCCCCCTTGCCCCGGGGAATAACCCGGTGCGGATCACCCACCCGGCGGATAGCCTCCGCCCATGACCTGGTTGCCCGTTGGCTTCGTACATCCCGTTCGTGTCGAGTTGCCGGGCGGGTATCACCTGCGTCCGATCACCGGGGCGGACGCGGACATCGACTACCCGACCGTGATGGGCTCGCGCGAGCGGCTGTGGTCCATCTTCGGTGAGGCGTGGGGGTGGCCGGCCGAGACGATTTCGTACGAGGCGAACAAGAAGGACCTGGAGCGGCACGAGGCCGAGATCGCCGCCCATGAGTCCTTCAACTACGTGTTGTTCGATGACGCGGGCACCGAGGAGTTCGGGTGCGTCTACATCGATCCGCCGGAGAAGACCGGTGCGGACGCCGAGATCTCGTGGTGGGTTGTGGACGGCAAGGTCGGGAGTGACCTGGAGCGGGATCTGGACGCGCTCGTGCCTCGCTGGATCGGGAACGACTGGCCCTTCGAGCGGCCGCGGTTCATCGGGCGGGATCTGTCCTGGCAGGAGTGGCTGGCTCTGCCGGACGCCGGCTGACTCCGAAGGCGGGGTTACCGAAGGCGGCGCTACCGGACACGGGGCTATGCGTCGCGCCGCCCGAACAGCGCACCGCCGATCAGCAGCAGACCCAGCGCGTACGCCGCCAGTACGCCCAGCCCCGGCCACGGGCCTATCGGGAGTCGGGCCAGGTCTCGGGTTGCCTGGATGGCCATACCGGCCGGCATGGGGGCCCAGCTTTCGATGCGGTCCTTCCAGGTTGCCGAGCCGAGCAGGTCGGCCAGGAGCGGGACGACGTAGAGGAGACCCAGGCCCAGCGTGATCGCGCCCGCGGTGTCCCGTAGGAGGACTGCCAGGCTCAGGCCCAGGAAGGCGATGAGGATCAGGCAGAGGACTGAGCCGAGGGCCGCGCGGAGGGTCGTCGGGTCGGTGAGGGTGAGGAGTGGGTAGCCCTCGGCGGGGGTGAAGCCGTTGTCCGGGAGGATCAGGCGGGCCGCGTAGAGGGACACGGTGATCGCCAGAGCGCCGGCTGCCGCCGTGGCTGTGGCCAGTACGGCCGCCTTTGACGCGAGGACTCGCGAGCGGCGTGGGATCGCCGTCAGCGTCGTGCGGATTGTGCCCGTGCCGTACTCCGCTCCTATGGACAGGGCTCCGAGGATCAGGATCGTCGCCTGGCCGAGCCAGATTCCCGTGAGGCTCAGTTTCACCGTGTCCTCGTGGCACGCGGCCGCCGTCAGGCAGTCCCGGGTGGTGACCGCCGACACCGAGGCCGCACCCACCGCGACGGTCAGGACCACGGTCGCGGCCAGGAGGAGCCAACTGCTCGGCAGCGTACGGAGTTTCGTCCACTCGGCGTGGAAGGACGACCTCATACGTCCCTCCTGCGCAGGCGCCAGGCGGCCAGGGCCAGGGCCACGGCCACGTACGCGCACAGGACCGCGAAGCCGTTCCAAGGTGCGAGGGGGTAACAGCCGCTCTCCGGCAGGCAGTTGTGGTCCATCTGGGGGTAGTACGTCACCCCCTGCTGGATGGCGAACGCTGCCGCCGGGGTCAGCCGGAGCAGCCATTGCGCGACCGGCAGCGGAAGGGCGAAGGCCAGGATCTGCGGGAGTATCACCAGGACCACGACCACCGTGATCGCGCCCGGGCTGTTGCGGAGTATCGCCCCTGCCGCGAGGGCGAGGACCGCCACCAGGGACAGGAGCGCCGCGCTGCCGACGACCGCTCGCAGGGCCGGGGTGTCCAGGAGGGACAGGTCCGGGTACGCGGGGGGCTTGAACCCGTTGGAGCGCATGGTGCTCTGGGCCAGGGGGAAGGTGATCGCCGTTGCCACCAAGCTGACGGCGAACGTGACACCGCCGATCACCAGGGCCTTGGCCGCCAGGACGCGGGCGCGTCGTGGGGTCGCCGTGAACGTCGTACGGATCATGCCGCGCT harbors:
- a CDS encoding ABC transporter permease, producing the protein MRSSFHAEWTKLRTLPSSWLLLAATVVLTVAVGAASVSAVTTRDCLTAAACHEDTVKLSLTGIWLGQATILILGALSIGAEYGTGTIRTTLTAIPRRSRVLASKAAVLATATAAAGALAITVSLYAARLILPDNGFTPAEGYPLLTLTDPTTLRAALGSVLCLILIAFLGLSLAVLLRDTAGAITLGLGLLYVVPLLADLLGSATWKDRIESWAPMPAGMAIQATRDLARLPIGPWPGLGVLAAYALGLLLIGGALFGRRDA
- a CDS encoding subtype B tannase produces the protein MGIGATAGVAAAGGFALSANASGTSKSSASSDALVFDPDAYTKLTKTVTDTDGNDHSVVYHFWKAITYVASPVDATYQSLIVSSPVEIDGTAVDASNAPILLANSVGGYMPSSVAAATEVGGGGSAMGGGGAPSGSAAPSASASTASNANGNTNATGGALSSNQLLALAAGYVVIEPGARGRTLKNSDGEYYGTAPAAIVDLKAAVRYIRSNKGRIPGNVERIVSAGTSAGGALSSLLGASGDSKIYDKYLKELGAADASDAIFATGAWCPITDLEHADGAYEFNWGTNALSTGKQVDQTVSKELQSQFAEYQASLKLRGLNGFGTLTARNYDEYLVEQYLEPSATTYLAGLSDSDRETYLAANTFITWSGGKATFTWDDFLTHVGARKKDAPSFDAFDLSAGENNEFGADTTLARHFTAYGAKNDTTGLTTKRVASDIPEKLDLMNPMYHFAKKNPGRSKHWWIRLGTKDSDTSLTVSANIAAAAAGLGDDVNHLYYWDEGHGSNIDPADFITWIAKVTGHTKRAAAAK
- a CDS encoding YceI family protein, coding for MGIFGRKTTDTDETGTPSTPVEVSPELAALTGDYAIDPSHSTIGFVARHAMVTNVKGGFKDFEGTLHLDGSDPSKSTASLDVKMESVETGSADRDGHLKSADFFKTDEFPTMTFRSTEAVALGGDDYRITGELSILGITKPLSIDLEFNGAATDPFGNQRVGFEGKSEIIRSEWGLTWNAALETGGVLVSDKIKLVFDISAIKNAA
- a CDS encoding N-acetyltransferase, translating into MTWLPVGFVHPVRVELPGGYHLRPITGADADIDYPTVMGSRERLWSIFGEAWGWPAETISYEANKKDLERHEAEIAAHESFNYVLFDDAGTEEFGCVYIDPPEKTGADAEISWWVVDGKVGSDLERDLDALVPRWIGNDWPFERPRFIGRDLSWQEWLALPDAG